From a single Loxodonta africana isolate mLoxAfr1 chromosome 9, mLoxAfr1.hap2, whole genome shotgun sequence genomic region:
- the IFNK gene encoding interferon kappa, which translates to MNAKPDVIRKCFWPICLVGLFLTSVLSQSCDLLYVHLNRVTWQNLKLLSHMSNPFPVECLKEKKAFELPQEILSHTQPVKRHIEEAFYEISSQVFNIFSQHACKSAWDEKHLKQIQIGLHQQVEYLERCLEEEEKESEDMKQMEEKISGSGDRETLLNNLKLRRYFNRLGNFLKDKKYSQCAWEIVLVEIRRCVFYYFQKFTTLLRKK; encoded by the coding sequence ATGAATGCCAAGCCTGATGTGATTCGAAAATGTTTCTGGCCTATTTGCCTAGTGGGTCTGTTCCTCACCAGCGTACTCTCTCAGAGCTGTGACTTGCTGTATGTTCACCTGAATAGAGTCACTTGGCAAAATCTGAAACTTCTGAGCCATATGAGCAATCCATTTCCTGTAGAATgtctaaaagaaaagaaagcctttgAGTTGCCCCAAGAGATCCTATCACACACCCAGCCTGTGAAAAGGCACATCGAGGAGGCCTTCTATGAAATATCCTCACAGGTCTTCAACATCTTCAGTCAACACGCCTGCAAGTCGGCTTGGGATGAGAAACACCTGAAACAAATTCAAATCGGACTTCATCAGCAAGTGGAGTACCTGGAACGATGcttggaggaagaagaaaaagaaagtgaagaCATGAAACAGATGGAAGAGAAGATCAGTGGCTCAGGAGATAGGGAGACCCTGCTGAACAACTTGAAACTGAGGAGATATTTCAACAGGTTGGGCAATTTCCTGAAAGATAAAAAATACAGTCAGTGTGCCTGGGAGATCGTTCTAGTGGAAATCAGAAGATGTGTCTTCTACTACTTTCA